One window from the genome of Cryobacterium sp. GrIS_2_6 encodes:
- the treZ gene encoding malto-oligosyltrehalose trehalohydrolase, with protein sequence MSSAEPTNEAWDVEVWAPHAQAVDLFLRNTAPGSAGEPVTRSMARAEGGWWRLRMSDGRAEPRDYGFVIDGAGPFPDPRSRRQPDGVHALSRTFDPGTHAWQDSRWTGRQLAGGTIYELHLGTFTPEGTLDAAAARLGHLVSLGIDFVELLPVNAFNGTHNWGYDGVLWYAVHEGYGGPAAYQRFVDACHQAGIGVIQDVVYNHLGPSGNYLPEFGPYLSEAAGNTWGSSLNLDGPDSDPVRRHIIDNALMWLDEYHVDGLRLDAVHALRDDRATHLLEEMAGEVAALSAFAGRPLTLIAESDLNDPRLMAPAEAGGYGLDAQWSDDFHHAVHVALTGETTGYYADFAPLSALAKVLTHGYFHDGTFSSFRGRRHGRPIDRQRMPAWRLVVGSQNHDQIGNRATGDRLTGTLDAGQLAIAATLTLLGPFTPMLFMGEEWGATTPWQFFTSHPEPELGAATATGRISEFTRMGWDPALVPDPQDPATFTRSRLDWDESERPGPARLLGLYRRLAELRREVPDFTEPRLDRVGVEYDPAGSWLRLVRGSAEILVNFAADARRMPAGTGPELLDFGTDGPALLSRADDGSVVLAPHSVLVLAEAAS encoded by the coding sequence ATGAGCTCAGCAGAGCCCACCAACGAGGCCTGGGACGTCGAGGTCTGGGCGCCGCACGCGCAGGCGGTCGACCTGTTCCTGCGCAACACCGCCCCCGGCTCTGCCGGGGAACCGGTCACCCGGTCCATGGCCCGGGCGGAGGGCGGCTGGTGGCGCCTGCGGATGTCCGACGGCCGGGCAGAGCCTCGCGACTACGGATTCGTGATCGACGGCGCAGGCCCGTTCCCCGACCCGCGTTCCCGCCGCCAGCCCGACGGCGTGCATGCCCTGTCCCGCACCTTCGACCCCGGCACGCATGCCTGGCAGGACTCGCGCTGGACCGGCCGCCAGCTCGCGGGCGGAACGATCTATGAGCTGCATCTGGGTACCTTCACCCCGGAGGGCACCCTCGATGCCGCGGCCGCACGCCTCGGCCATCTGGTGTCCCTCGGGATCGACTTCGTCGAGCTCCTGCCGGTCAACGCCTTCAACGGAACCCACAACTGGGGCTACGACGGCGTTCTCTGGTACGCCGTGCACGAGGGCTACGGGGGACCCGCCGCCTACCAGCGCTTCGTCGACGCCTGCCACCAGGCCGGCATCGGAGTGATCCAGGACGTCGTCTACAACCATCTCGGGCCGAGTGGGAACTACCTGCCGGAATTCGGGCCGTACCTCAGTGAGGCGGCCGGGAACACCTGGGGTTCCTCGCTGAACCTCGACGGACCGGACTCCGATCCGGTCAGGCGGCACATCATCGACAACGCATTGATGTGGCTCGATGAGTACCACGTCGACGGGCTGCGCCTCGACGCGGTGCACGCCCTCCGCGACGATCGGGCAACCCACCTGCTCGAGGAAATGGCCGGGGAGGTAGCCGCGCTCAGTGCCTTCGCCGGTCGCCCGCTGACCCTGATCGCCGAGTCCGACCTCAACGATCCTCGCCTGATGGCCCCGGCGGAGGCCGGAGGCTACGGCCTCGACGCACAGTGGAGCGACGACTTTCACCATGCCGTGCACGTCGCCCTGACCGGGGAGACCACCGGCTACTACGCAGACTTCGCCCCGCTCAGCGCACTCGCCAAGGTCCTCACCCACGGCTACTTCCACGACGGCACGTTCTCGAGCTTCCGCGGCCGCAGGCACGGCCGTCCGATCGATAGGCAACGGATGCCGGCGTGGCGCCTCGTCGTCGGTAGCCAGAACCATGACCAGATCGGAAACCGCGCCACCGGCGATCGCCTGACCGGCACGCTCGACGCCGGCCAGCTCGCCATCGCCGCGACCCTGACCCTCCTCGGCCCCTTCACCCCGATGCTCTTCATGGGGGAGGAATGGGGTGCGACCACGCCGTGGCAGTTCTTCACCTCGCACCCGGAGCCGGAACTCGGCGCTGCGACCGCGACCGGGCGGATCAGCGAATTCACACGGATGGGCTGGGATCCCGCACTCGTGCCGGACCCGCAGGATCCGGCGACGTTCACGAGGTCCCGGCTCGACTGGGACGAATCCGAGCGTCCAGGCCCCGCACGGCTGCTCGGCCTCTATCGACGGCTCGCAGAACTGCGCCGCGAGGTGCCGGACTTCACCGAACCGCGCCTCGACCGGGTCGGCGTCGAGTACGACCCCGCGGGGTCCTGGCTGCGCCTGGTCCGTGGTTCCGCGGAGATCCTGGTGAACTTCGCAGCGGATGCCCGGCGCATGCCTGCCGGGACCGGCCCCGAGCTGCTCGACTTCGGGACGGACGGGCCTGCGCTGCTCTCCCGTGCGGACGACGGGTCCGTCGTGCTGGCGCCGCACTCCGTGCTCGTCCTCGCCGAGGCGGCCTCGTGA
- the treY gene encoding malto-oligosyltrehalose synthase: protein MRIPHSTYRLQITAAFDLAAAEGILDYVVGLGADWIYLSPLLTSADGSNHGYDVVDHAAIDPVWGGPEGLRLLAAAVADAGRGILVDIVPNHMGVDDPHRNAWWWDLLRFGQDSRYAEAFDVDWAAGDGKILLPALGDDTPGEGSELDRLEIVGDELHYYDHRFPILPGTADDGADARTVHSRQHYTLVNWRRADRELNYRRFFAVNSLAGIRVEVPWVFDESHREIVGWVRDGLVQGIRIDHPDGLADPGGYLDRLRHATDGTYVLVEKILEGDETLPTSWSTRGTTGYDALADVDRIFVDPAGQAALDALEKRLQDDSPEPGENGRPQTWAELVSERKRGIADGILGSEVRRIARLIPGIPVTEAVDALAELLAAMPVYRSYLPLGFELLDEAARRASARRPDLAGKIGRLLAVLADPRTPAAVRFQQTSGMVMAKGVEDTAYYRYSRLTSLNEVGADPSEFSIDAETFHARQQSRAATFPDSMTTLSTHDTKRGEDVRARITVIAEIPAEWEATLDTLRTNVPLGDGPLENLLWQAVVGSWPASRERLGAYALKAARESGTSTTWNAPDTVFEAKLETLVAAAFDDPTVTTALTDFVERVRQAGWSNSLSAKLVQLTMPGAPDVYQGSELWETSLVDPDNRRPVDYTVRRGILARIDDGWLPPVDETGAAKLLVTSRALRQRRDAPERFFRHAAVPAYGAAAAHLLAFDRGDAVTVVTRLPLGLAAQGGWRDTTIVLAGIPVTDVLTGERFAGGTLLVRDLLRRYPVALLVPDRGTDQGTESPIVTEKDD from the coding sequence ATGAGGATCCCACACTCGACCTACCGGTTGCAGATCACGGCGGCCTTCGACCTCGCCGCCGCTGAAGGGATCCTCGACTACGTCGTCGGCCTCGGCGCGGACTGGATCTACCTCTCGCCGCTTCTCACCTCCGCCGACGGCTCCAACCACGGTTACGACGTCGTCGACCACGCGGCCATCGATCCCGTCTGGGGCGGGCCGGAGGGGCTCCGTCTGCTCGCGGCAGCGGTGGCGGATGCCGGGCGCGGCATCCTCGTGGATATCGTGCCCAATCACATGGGCGTCGACGACCCGCACCGCAACGCCTGGTGGTGGGACCTGCTCCGATTCGGGCAGGACTCCCGTTATGCGGAGGCGTTCGACGTCGACTGGGCGGCGGGCGACGGAAAGATCCTGCTGCCGGCCCTCGGCGACGACACCCCGGGAGAGGGCAGCGAACTCGACCGGCTCGAGATCGTCGGCGACGAGCTGCACTACTACGACCACCGGTTCCCGATCCTCCCCGGCACGGCCGACGACGGCGCCGATGCCCGGACCGTGCACTCGAGGCAGCACTACACGCTGGTCAACTGGCGCCGTGCCGACCGGGAACTCAACTACCGGCGCTTCTTCGCCGTGAACAGCCTTGCGGGCATCCGCGTCGAGGTTCCCTGGGTCTTCGACGAGTCGCATCGCGAGATCGTGGGCTGGGTGCGGGACGGCCTCGTGCAGGGCATCAGGATCGACCACCCCGACGGCCTCGCCGACCCGGGCGGTTACCTCGACCGGTTGCGCCACGCGACTGACGGAACGTACGTGCTCGTCGAGAAGATCCTCGAGGGCGACGAGACTCTGCCAACGAGCTGGTCGACCAGGGGCACGACGGGCTACGACGCCCTCGCCGACGTCGACCGGATCTTCGTCGACCCGGCGGGACAGGCTGCCCTCGACGCGCTCGAGAAACGCCTGCAGGACGATTCCCCGGAACCGGGGGAGAACGGCCGCCCTCAGACCTGGGCCGAGCTCGTCTCCGAGCGGAAACGCGGCATCGCCGACGGCATCCTGGGCTCAGAGGTGCGCAGGATCGCGCGCCTCATCCCCGGGATCCCCGTGACGGAGGCGGTCGACGCCCTCGCAGAGCTGCTCGCCGCCATGCCGGTGTACCGCTCCTACCTTCCGCTCGGCTTCGAGCTGCTCGACGAGGCCGCACGGCGCGCATCCGCCCGCAGGCCGGACCTCGCCGGAAAGATCGGCCGGCTGCTGGCCGTGCTGGCCGACCCGCGGACCCCCGCCGCGGTCCGGTTCCAGCAGACCTCCGGCATGGTGATGGCCAAGGGCGTCGAGGACACCGCGTACTACCGCTACAGCCGGCTCACCTCGCTCAACGAGGTCGGAGCAGACCCCTCGGAATTCTCCATTGATGCGGAGACCTTCCACGCGCGACAGCAGTCCAGGGCGGCGACCTTCCCTGACTCGATGACGACGCTCTCCACCCACGACACGAAACGGGGAGAGGACGTCCGCGCCCGCATCACCGTCATCGCCGAGATCCCCGCGGAGTGGGAGGCGACCCTGGACACGCTCCGCACGAACGTGCCACTCGGCGACGGCCCGCTCGAGAACCTGCTCTGGCAAGCGGTCGTCGGGTCCTGGCCGGCCAGCCGCGAACGCCTGGGCGCCTACGCGCTCAAGGCCGCCCGCGAATCCGGAACGTCGACGACCTGGAACGCCCCGGACACCGTCTTCGAGGCGAAGCTCGAGACCCTGGTCGCCGCGGCCTTCGACGACCCCACCGTCACAACCGCCCTCACCGACTTCGTGGAACGGGTGCGGCAGGCGGGCTGGAGCAACTCCCTCTCGGCCAAGCTCGTGCAGCTCACCATGCCGGGAGCACCGGACGTCTACCAGGGCAGCGAACTTTGGGAGACCTCCCTCGTCGACCCGGACAACCGGCGCCCCGTCGACTACACCGTCCGTCGCGGCATCCTCGCCCGCATCGACGACGGATGGCTGCCGCCCGTCGACGAGACCGGCGCCGCGAAGCTGCTCGTCACGAGCCGCGCGCTGCGCCAGCGCCGCGACGCCCCCGAACGGTTCTTCCGCCACGCAGCAGTTCCGGCATACGGCGCCGCCGCTGCACACCTGCTCGCCTTCGACCGCGGCGACGCCGTCACGGTCGTCACCCGGCTTCCGCTCGGCCTCGCAGCACAGGGTGGCTGGCGGGACACCACGATCGTGCTCGCCGGTATCCCGGTGACCGACGTCCTCACCGGGGAACGGTTCGCCGGCGGTACCCTCCTCGTGCGCGACCTGCTGCGCCGCTACCCGGTCGCCCTCCTCGTGCCGGATCGGGGCACGGACCAGGGAACCGAATCACCGATCGTCACCGAGAAGGACGACTGA
- a CDS encoding DUF2252 family protein translates to MGLYSWVVLLEGIGPEDVLVLQLKEAQRSVIDRSDTATGSPAGPAHAGQRVVEGQRLMQASGDVFLGWATTPLGGQYYGRQLRDMKWSPDPATFTAAGLLAYARLTGTTLARAHARSGDPVPIAAYLGLGGKADRAFADFAVAYADQATADSAGFVEPIRSGRLVSAEKDRCLERPRQGETVA, encoded by the coding sequence GTGGGCCTGTACTCCTGGGTCGTCCTGCTCGAAGGGATCGGACCGGAAGACGTGCTCGTGCTCCAGCTCAAGGAGGCACAGCGATCGGTGATCGACCGGAGTGACACGGCGACGGGGTCGCCCGCTGGGCCGGCCCATGCCGGCCAGCGCGTCGTCGAGGGCCAGCGCCTGATGCAGGCCTCGGGAGACGTATTCCTCGGTTGGGCGACGACCCCGCTGGGCGGGCAGTATTACGGGCGTCAGCTGCGCGACATGAAGTGGTCGCCCGATCCTGCGACGTTCACCGCGGCAGGGCTGCTCGCCTATGCCCGGCTGACCGGCACGACGCTCGCGCGCGCTCACGCCCGCTCCGGAGACCCGGTGCCGATCGCCGCTTACCTGGGCCTGGGTGGTAAGGCCGACAGGGCGTTCGCCGACTTCGCGGTCGCATATGCAGACCAGGCCACGGCGGACTCTGCCGGTTTCGTCGAACCGATCAGGTCAGGGCGCCTCGTCTCTGCTGAGAAGGACCGCTGCTTAGAAAGACCGCGCCAGGGAGAAACCGTCGCCTAG
- a CDS encoding FUSC family protein — protein MRISARVRSSSRIPLLQAVKTSLAVMLGWVLSQGLLHTELPIFAAIAALLVVQPNINQTLGRAIERSLGVVGGVLVAYGVGVAFGKSSWIVLLAIVFCILLAWALRLAPSSASQIPISAMMVLSIGATTPEYARDRIIETMIGAAAALLVNALIVPPVLLAPAHDTVIRLAREVADTLDRIVDALRFPQTQTQIEEMMIKARLLRPMLNKAEKALKSAEESLTLNPRHTTNRRLLDVDEEFYNRLTSLVTRAIGMTRSLRDHYDHSLHLEPTVLAITVELSRSAHDLRLLAAEADYPDRDHLPVAVEPPALTEPLLIMTPHPQHWILIGSLMEDLRRVREEIKGE, from the coding sequence GTGAGAATATCGGCCCGCGTTCGGTCCTCGAGCCGGATTCCGTTGCTCCAGGCCGTGAAGACCTCACTCGCCGTCATGCTCGGCTGGGTGCTGTCGCAGGGACTCCTGCACACAGAGCTCCCGATCTTCGCCGCGATCGCGGCGCTTCTCGTCGTGCAGCCGAACATCAACCAGACCCTCGGCCGGGCGATCGAGCGCAGCCTCGGCGTCGTCGGCGGGGTGCTCGTCGCCTATGGCGTCGGCGTCGCATTCGGCAAGTCGAGCTGGATCGTGCTCCTCGCGATCGTATTCTGCATCCTGCTCGCCTGGGCGCTTCGCCTGGCCCCGAGCTCGGCGAGCCAGATCCCGATCAGCGCCATGATGGTGCTCTCCATCGGAGCCACGACGCCGGAATACGCCAGGGATCGCATCATCGAGACGATGATCGGCGCCGCGGCCGCACTGCTCGTCAACGCGCTCATCGTGCCGCCGGTGCTGCTCGCGCCCGCGCACGACACGGTCATCCGCCTCGCCCGCGAGGTCGCGGACACCCTGGACCGCATCGTCGACGCGTTGCGCTTCCCGCAGACGCAGACGCAGATCGAGGAAATGATGATCAAAGCGCGGCTGCTCAGGCCGATGCTGAACAAGGCGGAGAAGGCCCTCAAATCAGCGGAGGAGAGCCTGACCCTGAACCCGCGCCACACCACGAACCGACGCCTGCTCGACGTCGACGAGGAGTTCTACAACCGGCTGACCTCGCTCGTGACCCGCGCGATCGGCATGACCAGGTCGCTCAGGGACCACTACGACCACTCCCTGCACCTCGAGCCGACCGTGCTGGCGATCACCGTCGAGCTCAGCCGGTCAGCGCACGACCTCCGGCTCCTCGCCGCAGAGGCCGACTATCCCGATCGTGATCACCTGCCCGTCGCGGTGGAACCGCCCGCCCTCACCGAACCACTTCTGATCATGACGCCGCATCCGCAGCACTGGATCCTGATCGGTTCGCTCATGGAGGACCTGCGCAGGGTGCGCGAAGAGATCAAGGGCGAGTAG
- a CDS encoding YceI family protein encodes MTETTATTIPGYKAGTWTIDPTHSEVGFSIRHLMISKVKGTFERFAATFVTGENPLDSVVTASAEVASINTNEASRDGHLRTGDFFDAETYPTIDFVSTGVREVKGEFLVDGNLTIKGVTKPVTFDFEFGGFGTDPYGNYKAGATAKAEITRADFGLNYNAALETGGVLLGEKVTITIELQAVLNQA; translated from the coding sequence ATGACCGAAACCACCGCCACGACCATCCCGGGCTACAAGGCCGGAACCTGGACCATCGACCCGACCCACTCCGAGGTCGGCTTCAGCATCCGCCACCTCATGATCAGCAAGGTCAAGGGCACGTTCGAACGCTTCGCAGCGACTTTTGTCACCGGCGAGAACCCCCTCGACTCCGTCGTCACCGCCTCAGCAGAGGTCGCTTCGATCAACACCAACGAAGCCAGCCGCGACGGCCACCTCCGCACCGGCGACTTCTTCGACGCCGAGACCTACCCGACGATCGACTTCGTCTCCACCGGTGTTCGTGAAGTCAAGGGCGAGTTCCTCGTCGACGGCAACCTCACGATCAAGGGCGTCACCAAGCCCGTCACCTTCGACTTCGAGTTCGGCGGCTTCGGCACCGACCCCTACGGCAACTACAAGGCCGGTGCAACGGCCAAGGCCGAGATCACCCGCGCCGACTTCGGCCTCAACTACAACGCAGCGCTTGAGACCGGCGGCGTCCTCCTCGGCGAGAAGGTCACCATCACCATCGAACTGCAGGCCGTCCTCAACCAGGCGTAG
- a CDS encoding DUF2252 family protein, translating into MDSTTDTVRPTTTQHEELGRAARMRPPRSSLCAWEAPANRADPVDLLLGQASTSDPSPIPLRHARMGVSPLTFFRGTALVMARDLAALPDTGLDTQLCSDAHLSNFGLFASEDRRTRSSGSAAWACTPGSSCSKGSDRKTCSCSSSRRHSDR; encoded by the coding sequence ATGGACAGCACGACGGACACCGTTCGCCCTACGACGACGCAGCATGAAGAGCTGGGCCGTGCCGCGCGGATGCGGCCGCCGCGATCCTCGCTCTGCGCCTGGGAGGCCCCGGCGAATCGCGCCGATCCTGTCGACCTGCTCCTCGGCCAGGCGAGCACGAGTGACCCGTCCCCGATCCCGTTGCGGCATGCCCGGATGGGCGTGTCACCGTTAACGTTCTTCCGCGGAACCGCCCTCGTGATGGCGCGGGACCTCGCCGCGCTTCCGGACACGGGCCTCGATACCCAGCTCTGCAGTGACGCGCACCTGTCCAATTTCGGCCTGTTCGCGAGCGAGGACCGCCGCACAAGGTCGTCGGGGTCGGCAGCGTGGGCCTGTACTCCTGGGTCGTCCTGCTCGAAGGGATCGGACCGGAAGACGTGCTCGTGCTCCAGCTCAAGGAGGCACAGCGATCGGTGA
- the glgX gene encoding glycogen debranching protein GlgX — METWPGTAYPLGATFDGTGTNFAIFSEAAERVELCLFDDDGTETRVEVIESSAFIWHCYLPLVQPGQRYGYRVHGAYNPAAGHRLNENKLLLDPYAKATSGTIDWDPSLFSYNFGDPDSRNDDDSASHMMLGVVVNPFFDWLGDRPPRTPYSESFIYEAHVKGLTELMELVPESQRGTYAGVAHPAVIDHLQKLGVTAIELMPVHQFVNDGTLEEKGLRNYWGYNTIGFFAPHNAYSSTGDRGQQVQEFKGMVRSLHDAGIEVILDVVYNHTAEGNHLGPTISFKGIDNEAYYRLMDDDKRYYMDYTGTGNTLNVRHPHVLQLIMDSLRYWAIEMHVDGFRFDLASALARDLYDVDKLSTFFELVQQDPIVSQVKLIAEPWDVGPGGYQVGNFPAQWTEWNGKYRDTVRDFWRGEPSTLGEFASRITGSADLYEHSGRRPVASINFVTAHDGFTLSDVVSYNEKHNDANGEGNNDGESHNRSWNSGAEGPTDDAEVLALRARQHRNFLTTLLLSQGVPMLLHGDELGRTQQGNNNTYAQDSELSWIHWDTADQPLIEFTAAISRLRKDHPTFRRSRFFDGHPNVRAAAEDTLSDIVWLNSDGEEMRTEDWDEGRAGTVAMYLNGDGIRERDYRGQPVVDVNFLVCFNTDAEDVEFRLPPAIYAPQWEIVVDTAGEGADAIPRPAGAIQTVRSRSVVVLRAYQAPEVAPDHSVAASLAGLAGTPTALALNPDHPVEP; from the coding sequence TTGGAAACCTGGCCAGGCACCGCTTACCCCCTCGGAGCGACGTTCGACGGAACCGGAACGAATTTCGCCATCTTCAGCGAGGCGGCGGAACGCGTCGAACTGTGTCTCTTCGACGATGACGGCACCGAGACCCGGGTGGAGGTCATCGAGTCGAGTGCGTTCATCTGGCACTGCTATCTCCCGCTCGTGCAGCCGGGGCAGCGCTACGGCTACCGGGTGCACGGCGCCTATAACCCCGCAGCGGGACACCGTCTGAACGAGAACAAGCTCCTGCTCGACCCGTACGCCAAGGCCACCTCCGGGACGATCGACTGGGATCCGTCGCTTTTCTCCTACAATTTCGGCGACCCGGATTCCCGGAACGACGACGACTCTGCGTCGCACATGATGCTCGGTGTCGTGGTGAACCCGTTCTTCGACTGGCTCGGCGACCGCCCGCCGCGCACGCCGTACAGCGAATCGTTCATCTACGAGGCCCACGTGAAGGGCCTGACCGAGCTCATGGAGCTCGTCCCAGAGTCGCAGCGCGGCACATATGCGGGGGTCGCGCATCCCGCGGTCATCGACCACCTGCAGAAACTCGGAGTCACGGCTATCGAACTGATGCCGGTGCATCAGTTCGTCAATGACGGGACGCTCGAGGAGAAGGGGCTCCGCAACTACTGGGGCTACAACACGATCGGCTTCTTCGCCCCGCACAACGCGTACTCCTCAACGGGGGATCGCGGCCAGCAGGTGCAGGAGTTCAAGGGAATGGTGCGCAGCCTGCACGACGCCGGCATCGAGGTCATCCTCGACGTCGTGTACAACCACACCGCAGAGGGCAACCACCTCGGCCCGACCATCTCGTTCAAGGGCATCGACAACGAGGCGTACTACCGTCTGATGGACGACGACAAGCGGTACTACATGGACTACACGGGCACGGGAAACACCCTCAACGTGCGCCACCCCCATGTCCTCCAGCTCATCATGGATTCCCTGCGGTACTGGGCGATCGAGATGCACGTCGACGGCTTCCGGTTCGACCTGGCCTCTGCCCTGGCACGGGACCTCTACGACGTCGACAAGCTCTCCACTTTCTTCGAACTCGTCCAGCAGGATCCGATCGTGTCCCAGGTGAAGCTCATCGCCGAGCCGTGGGACGTCGGCCCCGGCGGATACCAGGTCGGCAACTTCCCCGCCCAGTGGACGGAATGGAACGGGAAGTACCGGGACACCGTCCGCGACTTCTGGCGGGGTGAGCCGTCGACCCTCGGTGAGTTCGCCTCGCGGATCACCGGCTCCGCGGATCTCTACGAGCACTCCGGGCGGCGTCCGGTGGCCTCGATCAACTTCGTCACGGCGCACGACGGCTTCACCCTCTCCGACGTCGTCTCCTACAACGAGAAGCACAACGACGCCAACGGCGAGGGCAACAACGACGGTGAGTCGCACAACCGTTCCTGGAATTCCGGTGCGGAGGGTCCGACGGACGACGCGGAAGTCCTCGCCCTGCGCGCCAGGCAGCACCGCAACTTCCTGACCACACTCCTCCTGTCCCAGGGCGTGCCGATGCTCCTGCACGGCGACGAGCTCGGCCGCACCCAGCAGGGCAACAACAACACCTACGCCCAGGACTCCGAGCTCAGCTGGATCCACTGGGACACGGCAGACCAGCCGCTCATCGAATTCACCGCCGCGATCTCCCGGCTGCGCAAGGACCACCCCACCTTCCGCCGCAGCCGCTTCTTCGACGGACATCCCAACGTACGCGCCGCCGCCGAAGACACCCTGAGCGACATCGTCTGGCTGAACAGCGACGGCGAGGAGATGCGCACGGAGGACTGGGACGAGGGCAGGGCAGGCACGGTCGCCATGTACCTCAACGGCGACGGCATCCGTGAACGCGACTATCGCGGCCAGCCCGTCGTCGACGTCAACTTCCTCGTGTGCTTCAACACGGACGCCGAGGACGTCGAATTCCGGCTGCCCCCTGCGATCTACGCTCCGCAGTGGGAGATTGTGGTCGACACGGCCGGCGAAGGCGCCGACGCGATCCCGCGCCCGGCCGGCGCGATCCAGACCGTCAGGTCCCGGTCCGTCGTGGTGCTGCGTGCCTACCAGGCGCCCGAGGTCGCGCCGGACCATTCCGTCGCCGCCTCCCTGGCCGGCCTCGCCGGAACGCCGACGGCGCTCGCGCTCAACCCGGACCACCCGGTCGAACCATGA
- a CDS encoding oxygenase MpaB family protein, whose product MLQLRDIAGEAVMLLAGGRSILLQLADPAIGHGVAHHSDFENRPLDRLAGTLSYAYAVTCGTADQARAAVRRVNRAHVPVVGAAAGGAPAYNAFTPELQLWVAATLYDSAVGMYGRVFGAFDDTTAESLYREYAVLGTALQVPGELWPRDRAAFATYWQQRLDGLRTDGTTREVAKRLLYPRSGPLLLRLVMPLARLVTVGLLPPSVRDLFDLSWSPRRQRRFDRILRITIRVYPLLPRRVRHWPRDHYLGSPAPSAPRVRVR is encoded by the coding sequence ATGCTGCAGCTTCGGGACATAGCGGGCGAGGCCGTCATGCTGCTCGCGGGCGGTCGCTCCATCCTGCTCCAGCTCGCGGATCCGGCGATCGGGCACGGTGTCGCCCACCACAGCGATTTCGAGAACCGGCCCCTCGACCGGCTGGCCGGCACCCTGAGCTACGCCTATGCCGTGACCTGCGGCACTGCGGATCAGGCCAGGGCTGCCGTTCGGCGGGTGAACCGGGCCCACGTTCCCGTCGTCGGCGCGGCAGCCGGCGGGGCGCCCGCATACAACGCCTTCACGCCCGAGCTGCAGCTCTGGGTGGCGGCGACGCTCTACGACTCGGCCGTCGGCATGTACGGGCGGGTGTTCGGAGCGTTCGACGACACCACCGCCGAGTCCCTGTATCGGGAATACGCGGTGCTCGGCACAGCCCTTCAGGTCCCCGGTGAGCTGTGGCCGCGCGATCGGGCGGCCTTCGCGACCTACTGGCAGCAGAGGCTCGACGGGCTGCGGACGGATGGCACCACCCGGGAGGTCGCCAAGCGGCTCCTGTACCCCCGCAGCGGGCCGCTGCTGTTGCGCCTTGTCATGCCCCTCGCCCGCCTGGTCACCGTCGGACTGCTGCCACCCTCCGTGCGCGACCTGTTCGACCTGAGCTGGTCTCCCCGCCGGCAACGCCGTTTCGACCGGATACTGCGCATCACGATCCGCGTCTACCCGCTGCTCCCGAGACGCGTGCGGCACTGGCCGCGGGACCACTACCTCGGCTCCCCCGCTCCGTCAGCCCCACGGGTTCGTGTTCGCTGA